One Lytechinus variegatus isolate NC3 chromosome 11, Lvar_3.0, whole genome shotgun sequence DNA segment encodes these proteins:
- the LOC121424202 gene encoding uncharacterized protein LOC121424202: MDCPSTRWQLKSRRQRHFKKTKARLRPSKPVSSTLDRFIPHRHIDISEFQLNSSMKKKTEQDKRQQQPSSSSMSQSYDTMGESFTTSSSDESLMSVSTSSSLSTSLSEDALDDTTCYGDPFSEEVAAILFEGYDKKSGDVLNFRSRKYEASKILI, translated from the exons ATGGATTGCCCGAGTACAAGATGGCAATTGAAATCAAGACGGCAACGACATTTCAAGAAGACCAAGGCAAGACTTCGACCCTCTAAACCAGTTTCATCCACCCTCGACCGGTTCATTCCCCATCGCCACATCGATATCTCGGAGTTTCAACTCAATTCTAGTATGAAGAAGAAGACGGAACAAGACAAACGGCAACAACAACCATCGTCATCCTCGATGTCGCAATCATACGACACCATGGGAGAGAGTTTTACGACATCGTCCTCCGATGAAAGTTTGATGTCTGTGTCGACATCGAGCTCGCTCTCAACTTCTCTTTCCGAGGATGCCTTAGATGATACG ACTTGTTACGGTGATCCCTTCAGCGAGGAAGTTGCTGCAATTCTTTTTGAAGGATATGACAAGAAAAGCGGAGATGTATTGAATTTCAGGTCACGAAAATACGAAGCAAGTAAGATATTGATTTGA
- the LOC121423692 gene encoding uncharacterized protein LOC121423692: protein MQFHNTACIKDEHTVRDMDSRLGYSVLRNFDYSQPFEEGVLNRGRHCHNNAHIVSKTCLDLFLPTSAVTTTSEHKAVRSDRRVCEESPNKGWEGSTSSLDSKCISGGKETLIKDQRNIRSEEVESTASSCTSGLNTTPNDLTSSDEIVKQRYINGAIGGKRPRPPPLVVFAYGGGWRRGDKQTWRHYISRWECNFSLAALVGCDRLYSNIGESFASQGFACAVLSYPIAPTPWFIHLIEMAISLAYALAYWILVAIFLLLVLEVLPMGYFWGIPPRVPAIPLIAGVITVSQWITLAIMISRELYLDRQHLSDKSKTMSLKMPIFIALAATFAMVSRLDIYTLAENNVLSLLLSGILLLAVQCLIFYFRQSTTFDLGPKLVTTAKGQVECISHALRWLVDYGRSTGRFDPESLVLMGHSAGGHLVTLIALDHHYLTDVGISPDVIKGVITLSAVHDLLSISKGFFYHIYLKPAFGTDPSYWATMSPIEYVKQLDENKNAPSAASQSSLYSSRSSVGESSSASSSLSTILPSTNSVSSSPPSSSSSSPPSSSSSPSLPSPSTLSSAFPTSQLPVKPKFPSQSQIQTSSTSLSSSSLPPKMAQTLSTVPRPHFLIISPAQDFVFMIKDADRMCSVLTQNGYTAHRNLIQGCGHFNMVRKFGCPWYRYWTGVLRQEGGWAPTAGELMCWEFVKQFWNKENNTPQ from the exons ATGCAGTTTCACAATACAGCCTGTATTAAAGACGAACATACAGTGAGAGACATGGACAGCCGTTTGGGATATTCAGTACTCAGGAATTTTGACTATTCCCAACCATTTGAAGAAGGTGTTTTAAACCGAGGAAGACACTGTCATAACAATGCACATATCGTCAGCAAAACGTGCCTAGATTTATTCTTGCCAACTTCTGCTGTAACGACGACGTCCGAGCACAAGGCGGTGCGTAGTGATCGTCGTGTGTGTGAAGAATCGCCAAACAAGGGATGGGAGGGTTCAACATCTTCTCTGGACAGCAAGTGCATTTCAGGCGGGAAAGAGACTTTGATAAAAGATCAAAGAAATATAAGAAGCGAGGAGGTAGAATCGACTGCCTCCTCTTGCACAAGTGGCCTTAACACCACTCCAAATGATCTAACTTCTTCCGACGAAATTGTAAAACAGCGTTATATAAATGGCGCAATCGGAGGCAAGCGACCACGCCCACCACCCCTTGTGGTGTTCGCATACGGTGGAGGATGGCGACGAGGCGACAAGCAAACCTGGCGCCACTACATATCACGATGGGAATGCAACTTTAGCCTGGCGGCCCTGGTCGGCTGTGACCGCTTATACAGCAACATCGGAGAGAGTTTTGCCAGTCAGGGATTTGCTTGTGCTGTCCTATCCTATCCGATCGCACCAACCCCGTGGTTTATTCATCTCATCGAGATGGCGATATCATTGGCGTACGCCCTCGCCTACTGGATTCTAGTAGCTATCTTCCTTCTGTTAGTCTTGGAGGTCTTGCCAATGGGTTACTTTTGGGGCATTCCTCCAAGAGTTCCAGCCATCCCTCTAATAGCAGGGGTGATTACAGTATCACAATGGATTACTCTTGCGATCATGATCTCTCGCGAGTTATACTTGGACAGGCAACATCTCTCAGACAAGAGCAAGACAATGTCACTAAAAATGCCAATTTTTATAGCACTTGCAGCAACATTCGCGATGGTGTCAAGACTAGACATTTACACATTGGCAGAAAACAATGTTCTCTCACTTTTACTCTCAGGAATACTACTTCTTGCCGTTCAATGCCTAATCTTCTATTTTAGGCAGTcaacgacctttgaccttgggcCCAAACTGGTTACCACAGCGAAGGGTCAAGTGGAGTGCATATCTCATGCTTTGAGGTGGCTTGTAGACTATGGACGGTCAACCGGGCGCTTTGATCCAGAATCATTGGTCCTCATGGGTCACTCGGCTGGTGGACATCTGGTGACCCTTATAGCCCTTGACCATCACTATCTGACTGATGTTGGAATATCTCCAGATGTTATTAAG GGTGTCATCACTTTGTCAGCTGTGCATGATCTTCTGAGTATAAGCAAAGGATTCTTCTATCATATCTACCTAAAGCCAGCATTTGGAACAGATCCTTCTTACTGGGCAACCATGTCACCAATTGAATACGTCAAGCAGCTTGATGAGAATAAGAATGCACCTTCTGCTGCAAGCCAGTCTTCATTATATTCATCAAGGTCATCTGTAGGGGAATCGTCGTCTGCATCATCTTCTTTGTCAACGATATTGCCATCAACAAACTCGGTCTCATCATCCCCACCATCCTCCTcctcgtcatcaccaccatcgtcatcatcatccccatcattaccatcaccatctaCACTCTCATCTGCATTTCCAACATCACAACTACCTGTAAAACCAAAATTTCCATCTCAATCACAAAtccaaacatcatcaacatcattatcatcatcatcattaccaccaaaAATGGCACAAACTCTATCAACCGTTCCCCGACCCCACTTCCTCATCATCAGTCCTGCTCAGGACTTTGTCTTCATGATCAAGGATGCCGACAGGATGTGCTCTGTTCTAACCCAGAATGGATACACAGCCCATAGGAACTTAATCCAGGGGTGTGGTCATTTCAACATGGTGAGGAAGTTTGGTTGCCCTTGGTATCGGTACTGGACCGGTGTCCTCCGGCAGGAAGGAGGATGGGCACCTACTGCAGGGGAATTGATGTGTTGGGAGTTTGTCAAACAGTTTTGGAACAAGGAAAATAATACTCCTCAATAA
- the LOC121424565 gene encoding uncharacterized protein LOC121424565, which yields MEHHFGYSVIRNFDYSQPFEEGIVNKGQRGHRNLHIVSKTYLDIFLPIQSHDPARTTHKLSIAHQDEKHGEESRQELIIGDARNAATSKVSPVDVALSTPTRQKSSAFDTDADSNVDVREEQNCSKDVETILKGKKRQPPLVVFGYGGGWRRGDKETWRHYISRWDVNLALAALVGRDRYYSNIGESFVSRGIPCAVLSYPLVPTPFPINLFEIGSSFVLSFAVILLLALSLTLMLDVVLISLSYSSLMLRTWDYLQNHSEYPILTVLAVVAILSQLLTLGIMVSRELSLKSQNQSKSGISLSKLISILIVFSAIIWAVLTLDIYSNCSYIHVTNNIRMMLSVSGVLVLIVQYLVYHFQQMTTFGQTSSRSCLVADPKGQAKYVALALRWLVDYGRSTGHFDPESLVLMGHSAGGHLLSLVALDHHYLTDVGIDHRIIKGVITLSAVHDLRSISTGIPYHIYLKPAFGKDPSYWTCMSPIEYIKLNEKVVKTMDKSDSRQHLPMPTSPSLGNNPTPTNFRSPLSSAINSFTPHRPHFLIISAGKDFDFMIKDSEMMHSSLEINGYQSQRQFIQGCNHFTMVRKFGCPCYQYWIGHILGIWRGWEPTDGELVCWDFVQQFWN from the exons ATGGAACACCACTTTGGGTATTCGGTGATCAGAAACTTCGACTACTCTCAGCCATTCGAAGAAGGCATCGTCAACAAAGGCCAACGTGGGCATCGCAATCTGCACATTGTTAGCAAAACATATCTCGATATCTTTTTACCGATTCAAAGTCATGACCCAGCAAGGACTACCCACAAACTTTCCATAGCTCACCAAGATGAGAAACATGGCGAAGAATCTCGACAGGAGCTGATTATCGGTGATGCCAGGAATGCCGCGACGTCGAAAGTCTCCCCGGTCGATGTGGCATTATCTACACCTACTCGCCAAAAATCTTCAGCTTTTGATACAGATGCTGATTCAAACGTTGATGTTAGAGAAGAGCAAAACTGTTCCAAGGATGTCGAAACTATCCTGAAGGGTAAAAAGAGGCAACCGCCTCTGGTAGTATTCGGGTATGGTGGTGGGTGGCGAAGAGGTGACAAGGAGACATGGCGGCATTACATCTCTCGCTGGGACGTCAATTTGGCTTTGGCGGCACTCGTCGGGCGTGACCGTTATTATAGCAACATAGGGGAGAGTTTCGTGAGCCGCGGGATTCCATGTGCAGTCCTGTCTTACCCCCTCGTACCAACCCCATTCCCGATCAATCTATTCGAAATCGGGAGTTCGTTTGTTCTTTCGTTTGCAGTCATCCTTCTGCTAGCCCTCTCCTTGACTTTGATGCTAGATGTTGTGCTAATATCGCTATCATACTCGTCACTCATGCTGAGAACTTGGGACTACCTACAAAATCACTCGGAATATCCGATCCTGACAGTACTGGCAGTAGTTGCTATTTTATCACAATTACTCACCCTTGGAATCATGGTGTCTCGAGAACTTTCTCTCAAGAGTCAAAATCAATCTAAGAGCGGGATATCactttcaaaattgatatctatTCTCATTGTTTTCAGTGCAATCATCTGGGCAGTATTAACATTAGATATATATTCAAATTgttcttatatacatgtaactaacaACATCCGGATGATGTTGTCAGTCTCTGGAGTGCTTGTCTTGATCGTCCAATATCTTGTCTACCACTTTCAGCAGATGACGACGTTCGGCCAGACGTCTTCAAGATCTTGTCTTGTTGCCGACCCCAAGGGTCAAGCAAAATATGTAGCTCTTGCCCTGAGGTGGCTTGTAGACTATGGACGGTCAACTGGTCACTTTGATCCAGAATCGTTGGTCCTTATGGGACACTCGGCTGGTGGTCATCTGCTATCACTTGTAGCCCTTGACCATCACTATTTGACAGACGTTGGAATCGACCATCGAATTATTAAG GGTGTCATCACTTTATCAGCTGTTCATGATCTTCGAAGTATCAGCACAGGAATACCTTACCACATCTACCTCAAACCAGCCTTTGGCAAAGATCCTTCTTACTGGACCTGCATGTCTCCGATTGAGTATATCAAACTGAATGAGAAGGTGGTCAAGACGATGGATAAATCTGATTCTCGCCAGCATTTGCCCATGCCAACTTCCCCGTCCTTGGGCAACAACCCCACCCCGACGAATTTCCGATCTCCTCTGTCTTCTGCTATTAACTCATTTACTCCACATCGCCCTCATTTTCTCATCATCAGCGCCGGCAAGGACTTCGATTTCATGATCAAGGACTCTGAGATGATGCATTCCAGTCTAGAGATCAATGGGTACCAATCCCAGAGGCAGTTCATCCAAGGGTGCAACCATTTCACCATGGTTAGGAAGTTTGGTTGTCCGTGTTATCAGTACTGGATTGGTCATATTCTTGGGATATGGCGGGGCTGGGAACCCACGGATGGAGAGCTAGTGTGCTGGGACTTTGTTCAACAGTTCTGGAACTGA
- the LOC121423690 gene encoding succinyl-CoA:3-ketoacid coenzyme A transferase 1, mitochondrial-like, whose protein sequence is MTTVNNMASFLRSINRALLQFHPGLSRKVSKPLARCISTTQCLNVEFYENPLEAVSDIPDNSTLLVGGFGLCGIPENLIQGLLDTGVKGITAVSNNAGVDDFGLGLLLKTKQIKRMVSSYVGENAEFERQYLSGELEVELTPQGTLAERIRAGGAGVPAFFTPTGFGTLVHLGGSPIKYNDDGSVAITSEPRESRMFNGIDYIMENAIVGDYALVKAWKADRAGNLIFRKTARNFNPPMARAAKITIAEVEEIVDVDSFAPEDIHVPSIYVQKVILGKNYQKRIERLTLSKEKSEASEEAKSPAALLRERIIRRAALEFKDGMYANLGIGMPMLASNYIDPDVKVYLQSENGVLGLGPFPRKGEEDPDLINAGKETVTVLPGSSYFASDESFAMIRGGHVDLTILGAMQVSKYGDLANWMIPGKMVKGMGGAMDLVSSPRTKVVVTMEHAAKGGKPKLLTECNLPLTGRRCVDRVITEMGVFDIDAEEGMTLVEIADGVTIEDIIENTEADFEVAEDLKPMGQV, encoded by the exons ATGACGACTGTCAACAACATGGCGAGTTTTCTACGCAGTATCAACCGAGCTCTCTTGCAATTCCACCCTGGTTTGTCTCGTAAAGTTAGCAAG cCCTTGGCAAGATGTATATCTACTACTCAGTGTCTCAATGTGGAGTTTTATGAGAATCCCTTAGAAGCCGTTAGTGATATACCTGATAATTCAACACTTCTTGTTGGAG GATTTGGACTTTGTGGTATCCCAGAAAATCTCATTCAAGGACTATTAGATACAGGGGTAAAGGGTATTACAGCTGTCAGCAACAATGCTGG TGTGGATGATTTCGGCCTTGGTCTCCTCCTGAAGACGAAACAGATTAAGAGGATGGTGTCATCATACGTCGGTGAGAATGCAGAGTTTGAAAGGCAGTATTTATCTGGAGAATTAGAAGTGGAGCTCACACCACAG GGTACCTTAGCGGAGAGGATACGAGCGGGAGGAGCAGGGGTACCAGCTTTCTTCACCCCGACCGGTTTTGGCACCCTAGTACACCTTGGAGGATCACCCATCAAGTACAATGATGATGGGTCGGTGGCTATCACCAGTGAACCTAGGGAG TCAAGAATGTTCAATGGCATTGACTACATCATGGAGAATGCTATTGTAGGAGACTATGCTCTTGTGAAGGCATGGAAGGCTGATAGGGCAGGAAACCTCATCTTCAGAAAAACAGCCAGAAACTTCAATCCACCTATGGCTAGAGCTGCTAAGATAACCATCGCTGAA GTTGAGGAGATAGTTGATGTAGATTCCTTTGCACCTGAAGACATCCATGTACCAAGTATATATGTTCAGAAGGTCATCTTAGGGAAGAACTACCAGAAGAGGATAGAG AGACTAACATTGTCCAAGGAGAAGTCTGAAGCCAGCGAAGAAGCCAAAAGTCCAGCTGCTCTACTTAGAGAAAGAATCATCAGGAGAGCTGCATTAGAATTCAAAGATGGAATGTATG CTAATCTTGGTATTGGAATGCCCATGCTTGCCAGTAACTACATAGATCCAGATGTGAAGGTCTATCTACAGAGTGAGAATGGAGTGCTAGGATTG GGTCCATTTCCAAGGAAAGGTGAGGAGGACCCAGACCTGATCAACGCTGGTAAAGAAACAGTCACAGTGCTTCCAGGTTCTAGTTACTTTGCTAGTGATGAATCATTTGCCATGATCAGAGG TGGACATGTTGACCTGACCATTCTTGGTGCTATGCAGGTGTCGAAATATGGAGATCTTGCTAACTGGATGATTCCG GGTAAGATGGTGAAAGGAATGGGCGGAGCTATGGACCTAGTCTCCTCCCCCAGGACCAAAGTTGTAGTAACCATGGAACATGCTGCTAAAGGAGGCAAGCCAAAGCTGCTTACAGAGTGCAATCTACCCCTGACTGGAAGGAGATGTGTGGATAGGGTCATTACCGAAATG GGTGTGTTTGACATTGACGCTGAGGAAGGCATGACGCTGGTTGAGATCGCTGATGGCGTGACAATCGAGGACATCATCGAGAACACCGAAGCTGACTTTGAAgttgctgaagacctcaaaccCATGGGACAAGTCTGA